One genomic segment of bacterium includes these proteins:
- a CDS encoding CDC48 family AAA ATPase produces the protein MKKSLTLKTKEALSKDVGRAIVRIDPCDMKAIGLEVGDIVELQGRRRTPARVTPCYVEERDKKIIQIDGILRENAQVGLDEKVKIQKVDCNLASKIVLSSLNGSGFLRKDSVKGEDTQYLGSLIEGLPLITGDRIRAALFGSKYCEFRVIETIPSNVVLVGPTTLIKMESRETNGHSKAKISYEDIGGLSLQIQRIREMIELPLRYPEVFEKLGIDAPKGVLLYGPPGTGKTLIARAVANETDAYFTHISGPEIMGKFYGESEGRLRGVFEDAQKHAPAIIFIDEIDAIASKREDMGSEKQVERRVVAQLLSLLDGLEKRGHIIVIGATNIPNTLDPALRRPGRFDREISIPIPDKNARLKILEIYTRGMPLSEGVNLERLADITHGFVGADLEALARESAMSALRKIFPQIDFGKASIPYDSLMNLEVTMDDFLEAMKDVEPSAIREFFIEVPDIRWEDVGGLEDIKEELKQAIEWPLKYSDVFNKTGTNPPKGILLYGPPGTGKTLLVKAAATESGVNFISIKGPSLVSRYIGESERAIREVFKTAKQASPCILFFDEIDAILPKRGSSSADSNVLERIISQFLTEMDGIEELKGVIVLGATNRLDIIDPAILRSGRFDLLLNLPLPSEKDREMIFKIHTRNKPLADDMDLRAMVKQTKDKTGADIEFICRRASMLAIREYIEEQRAKGIEHGADSKEVRARLPRPNKEYSSELKIAKRHFEEAIKLVTLSYNLLAK, from the coding sequence ATGAAAAAAAGTTTAACTTTAAAAACAAAAGAGGCCTTATCCAAGGATGTGGGCAGGGCAATTGTCCGGATAGATCCTTGCGATATGAAGGCAATTGGATTAGAGGTGGGTGATATTGTGGAACTTCAAGGCAGGAGAAGAACACCTGCCAGGGTAACGCCGTGTTATGTTGAGGAACGGGATAAAAAGATAATCCAGATCGATGGGATATTGCGGGAAAATGCTCAAGTAGGGCTTGATGAGAAGGTAAAGATTCAAAAGGTTGATTGTAATTTGGCAAGTAAAATAGTGCTTTCCAGCCTGAATGGATCAGGTTTTTTAAGGAAAGATTCTGTTAAGGGAGAGGATACGCAGTATCTCGGGTCTCTTATAGAAGGGCTTCCTTTAATTACAGGGGATAGGATCAGGGCCGCGTTATTCGGATCAAAGTATTGTGAGTTCAGGGTGATAGAAACTATTCCTTCAAATGTAGTTCTGGTGGGCCCCACTACACTTATAAAGATGGAGTCAAGGGAAACAAATGGACATTCGAAGGCCAAAATTTCCTATGAAGATATAGGCGGATTGAGCCTTCAGATTCAAAGGATCAGAGAGATGATAGAATTGCCTTTGAGATACCCTGAGGTTTTTGAAAAGTTAGGGATTGACGCACCGAAGGGTGTTTTACTTTATGGTCCGCCCGGGACGGGAAAAACATTGATTGCCCGCGCGGTAGCTAACGAAACAGATGCTTATTTTACCCATATTTCAGGGCCTGAGATAATGGGAAAGTTTTACGGTGAAAGCGAGGGCCGTTTGAGAGGTGTGTTTGAGGATGCTCAAAAGCATGCGCCCGCGATTATTTTTATTGATGAGATAGACGCGATAGCATCCAAAAGAGAAGATATGGGTTCTGAAAAGCAGGTTGAGAGACGTGTGGTAGCCCAGCTTTTGTCTTTATTGGATGGTTTAGAAAAACGAGGCCATATTATAGTCATAGGTGCAACAAATATTCCAAATACACTTGACCCCGCGCTGCGAAGACCCGGCAGATTTGATAGAGAGATTTCTATTCCCATACCTGATAAAAATGCAAGATTGAAAATTCTGGAGATTTATACACGCGGGATGCCATTGTCGGAGGGGGTGAATCTCGAGAGATTAGCTGATATCACCCATGGATTTGTAGGAGCTGATTTAGAGGCATTGGCAAGGGAGTCGGCTATGTCAGCCCTTCGTAAAATTTTTCCGCAAATTGATTTTGGAAAGGCATCCATTCCTTATGATAGTTTAATGAACCTGGAAGTGACAATGGATGACTTTTTAGAGGCGATGAAAGATGTCGAGCCCTCAGCAATACGAGAGTTTTTTATAGAAGTGCCTGATATTAGATGGGAGGATGTCGGTGGATTAGAGGATATAAAAGAAGAACTGAAACAGGCAATAGAATGGCCGCTTAAATATTCAGATGTTTTTAATAAAACAGGGACGAATCCTCCGAAAGGGATTTTACTTTATGGGCCTCCTGGCACAGGAAAGACCCTTTTAGTCAAAGCCGCGGCAACTGAAAGCGGGGTTAATTTTATCTCTATAAAAGGGCCTTCTCTGGTATCCAGATATATAGGAGAGAGTGAACGGGCAATCCGTGAGGTATTTAAAACCGCGAAACAGGCCAGTCCCTGTATTTTATTTTTTGATGAGATAGATGCCATTCTGCCTAAACGGGGTTCTTCATCTGCGGACAGCAATGTTTTAGAGCGTATTATCAGCCAGTTTTTGACCGAGATGGATGGAATCGAGGAACTTAAAGGTGTGATAGTTTTAGGTGCTACCAATAGGTTAGATATTATTGATCCCGCGATTTTAAGGAGCGGGCGGTTTGACCTTTTGCTTAATTTACCACTGCCTTCCGAAAAAGACAGGGAAATGATATTTAAAATACACACCAGAAATAAACCTCTGGCGGATGATATGGATTTAAGGGCAATGGTAAAGCAGACAAAAGATAAGACAGGTGCTGATATTGAGTTTATCTGCCGGAGGGCATCGATGCTGGCGATAAGGGAATACATTGAAGAGCAAAGAGCAAAGGGCATAGAGCATGGAGCAGATAGCAAGGAAGTAAGGGCGAGGTTGCCTCGCCCAAACAAAGAATATAGCTCAGAATTAAAAATAGCAAAGAGACATTTTGAAGAGGCGATTAAATTAGTGACGCTTAGCTATAATTTACTTGCCAAGTAG
- a CDS encoding peptidylprolyl isomerase: MKRILIIIGIFLFFSLPASAKIIEMIAAKVNGEIITLSDLENELAQIREQVKKVYPPEEQDNAFKVEQKKMLNLLIENKLILQNARKAGIDIAPAEVNRYLEEAVSNMKKNFPDEKAFENALAERHTNFSELRRAYRSRIEEELVIQRYVEQEVKSKIEVSEKEVDDYFEKQKEEVRAKHILLKTEEEANAVLNEIKSGRDFDELAKEKSQGPSAEKGGDLGYFRRGDMLPEFEEKAFQMNKGEIAGPVKTQFGYHIIKLEDRRVIVPGERIHAYHIVTKTSEEADALLERLKKGEDFETLAKEKSIGPSAKDGGDLGFFKRGDMVSEFENVAFNLKAGELSDIVKTDYGYHIIRVTAKETLSPGDILAVKSNIKNKLFQDKMEKVYFEWIEKLKKEASIEIKLAE, from the coding sequence ATGAAACGCATTTTAATCATAATCGGCATATTTTTGTTTTTCAGCCTGCCTGCCTCGGCCAAAATCATCGAGATGATAGCAGCGAAGGTAAATGGCGAGATCATTACCCTGAGCGACCTGGAAAATGAACTGGCGCAGATAAGGGAGCAGGTCAAAAAGGTTTATCCGCCGGAAGAGCAGGACAATGCCTTCAAGGTTGAACAGAAAAAGATGCTGAATCTTCTTATTGAAAATAAACTTATTTTGCAAAACGCCAGGAAGGCGGGCATTGATATCGCGCCGGCTGAAGTCAACCGTTATCTTGAAGAAGCGGTAAGCAACATGAAAAAAAATTTCCCTGATGAAAAAGCGTTTGAAAACGCTTTAGCCGAAAGACACACAAATTTTTCTGAACTGCGAAGGGCCTACAGAAGCAGGATCGAGGAAGAATTGGTAATCCAGAGATATGTTGAACAGGAGGTTAAATCAAAGATAGAAGTAAGCGAAAAAGAGGTTGATGATTATTTTGAAAAACAAAAGGAAGAAGTCAGGGCGAAACACATATTGCTTAAAACAGAAGAAGAGGCAAATGCGGTATTAAATGAAATCAAAAGCGGCAGGGATTTTGATGAGCTCGCGAAAGAAAAATCCCAGGGGCCCTCGGCGGAAAAAGGCGGCGATCTCGGGTATTTCCGCAGGGGCGATATGCTCCCTGAATTTGAAGAAAAGGCGTTTCAGATGAACAAGGGTGAAATTGCGGGCCCCGTAAAAACCCAGTTCGGGTATCACATAATCAAGCTTGAGGATAGAAGGGTAATTGTGCCGGGGGAGAGAATCCACGCGTATCATATTGTGACTAAAACTTCCGAAGAAGCAGATGCCCTGCTTGAAAGATTGAAGAAAGGGGAGGATTTTGAGACACTCGCGAAAGAAAAATCCATAGGCCCTTCCGCCAAAGACGGCGGGGACCTGGGATTTTTTAAACGCGGGGACATGGTATCTGAATTCGAAAATGTGGCCTTTAATTTAAAGGCCGGGGAATTAAGCGATATTGTTAAAACAGATTACGGCTATCATATTATCAGGGTGACCGCCAAAGAGACCCTTTCTCCGGGGGATATCCTGGCAGTCAAGTCAAATATAAAAAATAAATTATTCCAGGACAAAATGGAAAAGGTTTATTTTGAATGGATTGAGAAACTAAAAAAAGAGGCGAGTATTGAAATTAAGCTGGCGGAATAG
- the gvpJ gene encoding gas vesicle protein GvpJ, with protein MINKNDKVTLVDVLDRVLETGAVINGEMVLRVADVDLVFLGLRLILTSVSKAEELSGKSFSNPDKEFTPEDMEYIERLQREIRRAEENIPKLIEFDTPRKTEQGLAKLILSIVELIRRLMEKEAFRRVKGKTLSPGEVQKLGLSLKAVKMKIKEIQAIFGIEDEELNLDLGPLGNLM; from the coding sequence ATGATTAATAAAAATGATAAGGTTACATTGGTAGATGTCTTAGATAGAGTTTTAGAAACAGGGGCTGTTATTAATGGAGAGATGGTTTTGAGGGTAGCGGATGTGGACCTTGTTTTTTTGGGTTTAAGGCTTATTTTGACATCGGTTTCAAAAGCAGAAGAGCTGTCAGGGAAAAGTTTTAGTAATCCGGATAAAGAATTTACCCCTGAAGATATGGAGTATATAGAAAGATTACAAAGGGAGATAAGAAGAGCCGAAGAGAATATTCCCAAACTTATTGAGTTTGATACCCCCCGAAAGACAGAACAGGGGCTGGCCAAATTAATCTTGAGCATTGTAGAACTAATCAGAAGGCTTATGGAAAAAGAGGCATTTAGAAGGGTAAAGGGGAAGACACTTTCTCCTGGAGAGGTTCAGAAATTAGGGTTGAGTCTTAAGGCGGTTAAAATGAAGATAAAAGAGATTCAGGCAATATTTGGTATTGAGGATGAAGAATTAAATTTAGATTTGGGACCATTGGGAAATTTAATGTGA
- a CDS encoding GvpL/GvpF family gas vesicle protein, with amino-acid sequence MKEFFLPHQRLYASTHILDLRKKMAKEGKYIYCIIRTSQERNFGPIGIGGRGDEVLTIGYEDLSMVVSSHPVIKFTVNRENVLAHEKVIEEVMKEFDSVLPVRFGTVAVTCDEIRNLLDKRYREFKNALINVEHKIELSVKGIWKNMDNIFKEITGENEAIKKLKKEIHPHTKSSISISKPSAENLNFAPKSSTQSDSQFGVGVQVRIAIGQMVETALQNKKGEEADSIIDILRKTACDYKVSRTIGDEMFMNSAFLVDKGREKEFDNIMHDLSEEYKSRIKFMYTGPLPVFNFVNIVIYPEEWEK; translated from the coding sequence GTGAAAGAGTTTTTTCTGCCGCATCAACGCCTTTACGCTTCCACGCATATACTTGATTTAAGGAAGAAGATGGCAAAAGAAGGTAAATATATTTATTGTATCATTAGAACCTCGCAAGAAAGAAATTTCGGCCCTATAGGCATAGGAGGCAGAGGGGATGAGGTTTTAACCATCGGTTATGAGGATTTAAGCATGGTTGTAAGCAGTCATCCTGTGATTAAGTTTACGGTAAACCGGGAAAATGTTTTAGCTCATGAGAAGGTAATAGAAGAGGTAATGAAAGAATTCGATAGTGTGCTTCCTGTCAGGTTTGGCACTGTTGCAGTAACTTGCGATGAAATAAGAAACCTTTTAGACAAGAGATATAGAGAATTTAAAAATGCGCTGATTAATGTGGAACATAAGATAGAGTTAAGTGTTAAAGGAATATGGAAAAATATGGATAATATTTTTAAGGAGATTACGGGCGAAAATGAGGCGATTAAAAAACTAAAGAAAGAGATTCACCCCCACACCAAATCTTCTATTTCTATAAGTAAACCTTCTGCTGAGAATTTGAATTTTGCGCCTAAAAGTTCTACTCAATCCGATAGTCAATTTGGTGTGGGGGTTCAAGTCAGAATAGCGATTGGACAGATGGTTGAGACGGCTCTGCAAAATAAAAAAGGCGAAGAGGCAGACTCAATAATAGATATTCTGAGAAAAACGGCCTGCGATTATAAAGTTAGCAGGACCATAGGTGATGAGATGTTTATGAATTCCGCGTTTTTGGTGGATAAAGGCAGGGAGAAGGAATTTGATAATATAATGCATGATTTAAGTGAGGAATATAAAAGCAGGATAAAGTTCATGTATACAGGGCCTCTGCCTGTATTTAATTTTGTAAATATTGTTATTTATCCTGAGGAGTGGGAGAAATAA
- a CDS encoding GvpL/GvpF family gas vesicle protein → MKEGKYIYCIIQTAESKTFGPLGIGGRGDELYTICFKDISAVVSNSPIMKYPVSRENMILHEKAIETVMAKHTVLPVRFCTIAEDEKEIKRILVKEYDKFKDLLNEFIGKRELGLKAVFLAKGGKGDIYSYILEKYQDIKVLKEKIQEMSFEKTYYQRMEIGKMVEIALEKEKASIKNEILNTLLPLSLDVKVNNTYGELMLINAAFLVEKSKETEFDLKVQQLDERYGSDVKFKYIGTLPPFNFVNLTIRLEGY, encoded by the coding sequence TTGAAAGAAGGTAAATATATTTATTGTATAATCCAAACTGCAGAGTCGAAGACTTTCGGCCCGCTGGGGATTGGCGGCAGGGGTGATGAATTATATACTATTTGTTTTAAGGATATATCCGCGGTTGTGAGCAATTCTCCCATAATGAAGTATCCTGTGTCGAGAGAAAATATGATTCTCCATGAGAAGGCTATTGAGACGGTAATGGCAAAACATACGGTTTTGCCGGTTCGTTTTTGTACCATTGCCGAAGATGAAAAAGAGATTAAAAGGATTTTAGTAAAAGAATATGATAAATTTAAAGATTTACTAAATGAGTTTATTGGAAAAAGGGAGCTGGGATTAAAGGCGGTTTTTTTGGCCAAAGGCGGGAAAGGAGATATTTATAGCTATATTCTGGAAAAATATCAGGATATAAAAGTGTTAAAAGAAAAAATCCAAGAGATGTCTTTTGAAAAAACTTACTACCAACGCATGGAAATAGGAAAGATGGTGGAAATTGCTTTAGAAAAGGAAAAAGCAAGCATAAAAAATGAAATTTTAAATACACTTTTGCCGTTAAGCCTGGATGTGAAAGTTAATAATACTTATGGCGAGCTTATGCTTATCAATGCCGCTTTCTTGGTAGAAAAATCTAAAGAGACAGAATTTGACTTAAAGGTTCAGCAATTGGATGAAAGATATGGTAGCGATGTAAAATTTAAGTATATTGGGACATTGCCGCCGTTTAATTTTGTAAACCTAACAATTAGATTAGAGGGATATTAG
- a CDS encoding GvpL/GvpF family gas vesicle protein — protein sequence MAKTGKYIYGIINSNTTLHLSVPKDFPGSEGSSNGVYTIPHHDISAMVKDCEIFDYTSVPDDIGVRMLLKHQAVIERIMNSGIAVIPVQLGTFIEDEIEVKRVLDKGYNLIKEILDKINDKIEIDVAVTWHDFSSFIKEIGEESEIREFKDRLLAHSTEIATDDRIIIGKMLSKILEERREKYSSRIHYFLDKISAGIKAHDVMDDKMVLNSAFLINKKNLENFEKEIELLNTAFDNKLNFKCIGPLPPYSFYTLEIKKLLFEKIDWARKKLRLIDSSVTRDEIKKAYQALVVTFHPDNNPDIPGIETQFEDITNAHEILKEYCQAGQYGACSFIEEEFNKNALLVRVKV from the coding sequence ATGGCTAAAACAGGAAAATATATTTATGGAATAATAAATTCCAATACAACATTACATCTCTCTGTCCCAAAAGATTTTCCCGGAAGTGAAGGCTCAAGTAACGGCGTTTATACAATTCCTCATCATGATATTTCGGCAATGGTTAAAGATTGTGAGATATTTGATTATACATCTGTGCCTGATGACATTGGTGTCAGGATGCTACTTAAGCATCAGGCGGTTATTGAAAGAATTATGAATTCCGGGATCGCGGTCATCCCTGTCCAATTAGGAACATTTATTGAGGATGAGATTGAGGTTAAACGTGTTTTAGATAAAGGATATAACCTCATAAAAGAGATTTTGGATAAAATAAACGATAAGATAGAGATTGATGTCGCAGTTACATGGCATGATTTTTCTTCATTCATAAAAGAGATAGGCGAAGAAAGTGAAATCAGGGAATTTAAGGACAGGCTTCTGGCTCACTCTACAGAAATAGCCACAGACGATCGGATAATAATAGGGAAAATGCTTAGCAAGATATTGGAGGAAAGAAGGGAAAAATATTCTTCAAGGATACATTATTTTTTAGACAAGATTAGCGCTGGTATAAAGGCTCACGACGTTATGGATGATAAGATGGTTTTAAACTCCGCTTTTTTAATAAATAAAAAAAATTTAGAAAATTTTGAGAAAGAAATAGAATTGTTAAATACTGCATTTGACAATAAATTAAATTTTAAATGTATAGGGCCGTTGCCTCCTTATAGTTTTTATACACTTGAAATTAAAAAATTGCTTTTTGAAAAGATAGATTGGGCAAGAAAAAAGCTCAGACTTATTGACAGTTCTGTTACCAGGGATGAGATAAAAAAGGCATATCAGGCACTAGTTGTTACTTTCCATCCTGATAATAACCCGGATATTCCCGGCATTGAAACTCAATTTGAAGATATAACAAACGCGCATGAGATTTTAAAGGAATATTGCCAGGCAGGTCAATACGGTGCCTGCTCTTTTATTGAAGAGGAATTTAATAAAAATGCCCTGTTAGTAAGAGTGAAGGTGTGA
- the pdxA gene encoding 4-hydroxythreonine-4-phosphate dehydrogenase PdxA, which translates to MNKPVIGITMGDPAGIGPEVIVKTLLKSNIGKLCIPLIIGGKRFIEKEILNLCRGTKFCAPTINVVNRIEGTKDEAGVINIFDLHNADPRKIPIGRVSASAGKAAVEYIDKAVELVKSGGIQAIVTAPINKEAVHLAGLKFPGHTEYLAHLINTKHFAMMLAGGNLRVVLVTTHLAIKYVAKSLNIENVYWTIFVTYKSLQNRFGIKRPKVAVCSLNPHGGEGGLFGDEEKRIIIPAIKKIEKQDIKVDGPLPSDTLFVKANKGLYDAVVCMYHDQALIPLKMASFGKAVNITLGLPFVRTSVDHGTAFDIAGKGVADTGSMEEAIKLATEIVKSIEHGEREFPLTIEH; encoded by the coding sequence GTGAACAAACCTGTAATTGGCATTACTATGGGCGACCCGGCGGGTATTGGGCCTGAGGTTATTGTAAAAACCTTATTAAAAAGCAATATTGGCAAATTATGCATTCCTTTGATAATCGGCGGCAAACGGTTTATCGAAAAAGAAATTTTAAATTTGTGTAGGGGCACAAAATTTTGTGCCCCTACGATCAATGTTGTGAATCGTATTGAAGGCACCAAGGATGAAGCCGGCGTCATAAACATTTTTGATTTACATAACGCCGATCCGAGAAAAATACCAATCGGGCGGGTGAGCGCTTCAGCCGGGAAAGCCGCTGTAGAATATATTGACAAAGCCGTCGAACTTGTTAAATCAGGAGGTATTCAGGCAATTGTTACCGCGCCGATTAATAAAGAAGCGGTCCATCTCGCGGGATTGAAGTTCCCGGGGCATACGGAATATTTAGCGCATCTTATAAATACAAAACACTTCGCTATGATGCTTGCGGGAGGGAATTTAAGGGTTGTGCTTGTCACGACGCATCTCGCCATAAAATATGTCGCAAAAAGTTTAAATATTGAAAACGTTTATTGGACGATATTTGTAACGTATAAAAGTTTACAGAATCGGTTTGGAATAAAAAGGCCGAAGGTCGCGGTTTGCAGTTTAAACCCTCATGGGGGAGAAGGCGGATTATTCGGAGATGAAGAAAAAAGAATTATCATCCCTGCGATAAAAAAAATAGAAAAACAGGATATTAAAGTTGACGGCCCATTGCCTTCGGATACTCTGTTTGTCAAGGCAAATAAAGGCTTGTATGATGCGGTTGTCTGTATGTATCACGACCAGGCCTTGATTCCTCTTAAAATGGCATCATTCGGGAAGGCAGTAAATATCACGCTTGGCCTTCCGTTTGTTCGGACATCCGTTGACCACGGGACCGCGTTTGATATCGCGGGGAAAGGCGTAGCTGATACGGGAAGCATGGAAGAGGCTATAAAATTGGCGACAGAAATAGTAAAGAGCATAGAGCATGGCGAAAGAGAGTTTCCATTGACAATTGAGCATTGA
- a CDS encoding gas vesicle protein, producing the protein MSEQKMMHATEATNLADILERVLDKGIVIAGDIRIQIADIDLLTIKIRLLIASVDKAMEMGINWWQQDSYLSAKAGESEMEKENKSLKKRLDILEGKNKPS; encoded by the coding sequence ATGTCAGAACAAAAAATGATGCATGCTACAGAGGCTACTAATCTTGCCGATATCCTGGAACGTGTTCTGGATAAAGGAATAGTGATTGCGGGAGATATCAGAATCCAAATTGCCGATATTGACCTTCTCACTATCAAGATAAGGCTTTTAATCGCGTCTGTGGATAAGGCCATGGAGATGGGTATAAACTGGTGGCAGCAGGATTCTTATTTATCCGCGAAGGCAGGAGAATCCGAGATGGAAAAAGAAAATAAATCGCTAAAGAAAAGACTGGACATTTTAGAGGGAAAAAATAAACCCAGTTAG
- the rsmA gene encoding 16S rRNA (adenine(1518)-N(6)/adenine(1519)-N(6))-dimethyltransferase RsmA, with translation MGSRLGQHFLRDEKILEQIADTAEIAKDDLVIEIGAGKGQLTKHLVQRAKKVLAVELDERLVKYLLSLKYDNLSIIACDILKLDLPALIKENGFEKAVITGNIPYYLTSPLVVKLVEGRKNFPLIVLLMQKEVAERLSAKPGTKDYGSLSIFTQFYTDVETAGFVGKNKFLPPPKVDSAIVKLKTREKPLISMNDEDTFLSFVRKSFQFRRKKAVKVLALNLNREKEEIEKVFSLLGFNENLRAEDLPVYDFYALYKALVLKI, from the coding sequence ATGGGCAGCCGTTTGGGCCAGCATTTTTTACGCGATGAAAAGATACTTGAGCAGATTGCCGATACAGCGGAGATTGCAAAAGATGATCTTGTTATTGAAATAGGCGCGGGCAAAGGACAATTAACAAAACATCTTGTCCAAAGGGCCAAAAAGGTTTTAGCGGTTGAGCTTGACGAACGTCTTGTAAAATATCTTTTGTCCCTGAAATATGACAATTTAAGTATAATAGCCTGTGATATTTTAAAACTGGACTTACCGGCATTGATAAAAGAAAACGGGTTTGAAAAGGCGGTAATAACCGGGAACATCCCTTATTATCTGACAAGCCCCCTGGTTGTAAAATTAGTGGAGGGCAGGAAAAATTTTCCCCTTATTGTGCTTTTGATGCAAAAAGAAGTGGCTGAAAGATTAAGCGCGAAGCCGGGGACAAAAGATTATGGCTCGCTAAGCATATTTACGCAATTTTATACAGATGTTGAAACAGCGGGTTTTGTCGGTAAAAATAAATTTTTACCGCCGCCGAAAGTAGATTCGGCGATTGTGAAATTAAAGACAAGGGAAAAACCGCTGATTTCGATGAATGACGAAGATACTTTTTTATCTTTTGTCAGGAAATCCTTCCAATTCAGGAGAAAAAAGGCAGTCAAGGTTTTGGCATTGAATTTAAACAGAGAAAAAGAGGAAATTGAAAAAGTATTCAGCTTACTGGGATTTAATGAAAATTTGCGGGCCGAGGATTTACCGGTTTATGATTTTTACGCGTTATACAAGGCATTGGTTTTAAAAATATGA
- a CDS encoding GvpL/GvpF family gas vesicle protein codes for MDGLYLYCIREKTDDKKAFSTKGIDGENEVFIFGHRELEAVVSKVPLEEFASDKIQKSAREDLNWIKGKAVTHGRIIDEAMKMDDRFLSLIPMRFGIIFKDETGLKTSLDKNYPGIMEILERIRGKQEWGLKIYLENKEKFRDEIRRKNTLIKIKEAQISSLPEGAAYFMEEELEDIVSKEMNKELNNIAESIFKDLKEHAVDSVKCKILQRELTGKSETMVLNAAYLVSGEKIGDFKKGIEDLNQKIQMKGFSLRYSGPWPAYNFTSLEI; via the coding sequence GTGGATGGATTATATCTTTATTGTATTAGAGAAAAAACAGATGATAAAAAGGCATTTTCAACAAAAGGCATTGACGGGGAAAATGAGGTTTTTATTTTTGGACATCGTGAATTGGAGGCTGTAGTAAGCAAGGTTCCGCTGGAAGAATTTGCATCGGATAAGATTCAGAAAAGTGCCCGGGAAGATTTGAATTGGATTAAGGGAAAGGCCGTTACCCATGGACGGATTATAGATGAGGCGATGAAGATGGACGACAGGTTTTTGAGCCTGATACCAATGCGATTTGGCATTATTTTCAAGGATGAAACAGGGCTAAAAACATCATTAGATAAAAATTATCCCGGGATTATGGAAATATTAGAAAGAATTCGCGGGAAACAGGAATGGGGTTTAAAGATTTATTTAGAAAATAAAGAAAAATTTAGAGATGAGATAAGAAGAAAAAATACGCTGATAAAAATAAAAGAAGCGCAAATAAGCTCTTTACCGGAAGGAGCGGCTTATTTTATGGAAGAGGAATTGGAGGATATTGTTTCCAAGGAAATGAATAAAGAATTAAATAATATTGCGGAGTCCATTTTTAAGGATTTAAAAGAACACGCGGTGGATTCAGTTAAATGTAAAATTTTACAAAGAGAGCTAACCGGTAAAAGTGAAACTATGGTTTTAAATGCCGCTTATTTGGTTTCCGGGGAGAAAATTGGAGATTTTAAAAAAGGAATCGAAGATTTAAACCAAAAAATTCAGATGAAAGGATTTTCCCTTAGATATAGCGGGCCCTGGCCGGCATATAATTTTACATCGTTAGAGATATAA
- a CDS encoding gas vesicle protein GvpG → MFIIDDILLAPLKGIIWIGEKINNVIEKEQSDEGLIKEKLMELQLRFELDEISEKEYEEKEKELLEQLDDIRKLRERED, encoded by the coding sequence GTGTTTATTATTGATGATATATTATTAGCGCCACTAAAAGGCATAATCTGGATAGGTGAAAAGATTAATAATGTTATAGAAAAGGAACAATCGGACGAGGGGCTTATTAAAGAAAAACTTATGGAGTTGCAATTGCGTTTTGAATTAGACGAAATAAGTGAAAAAGAGTATGAAGAAAAGGAAAAGGAGCTTTTAGAACAGTTGGATGATATAAGAAAACTAAGGGAAAGAGAAGATTAA